DNA from Diaphorobacter limosus:
ATGGTTCCGTCGCCCAGGGTGTCGCCGGCAAACAGCGCCAGCGCACGGGCGGCGGACTGTGCCAGCTGCTCGGCCAGCTCGGGGCGCTTGGCATCCACGGCCGCGGCCGCGTAGCGGCGCACCGCCTTCTCGCGCAGCGCCGGGTCGGCCAGCGCCAGGCGCAGGCGCACAAAGCCATCCATGCGGCCCTCGGCGTCCACCGGCACGCGCAAATAGCGCATGGGGTCGGCCTGGGTTTCGCGCACGCCCAGCAGAAACACGGCCTGGCCGTCGCCGGTGTCCACGGGCAGCATGAAATTGTTGAACTCGCGCGCCTGGCCGGCGGCGTCGCGCAGCTTGTAGCTCACGCTCGGGCCCACGTTGCGCAACTCGCGCTTGGCTACCGTCTTGTTGCCCGCGCCCAGGCGCGACTCTATGGACTCGCGCAAGTCCACCTTGCGCACATCGGCCCCCGAGGCGCTGGCGCCGTTGTCGCCAAAGTTTTCTACGTTGAGCACGCGCAGGCCGGTGAACTCCAGCGTCAGCGCCTCGCCCGTGCCGGTGTTGATGAGCTGGGTGGAGCCGCCGACCACGCCCGCCACGTCAAACGGCTCGGCCCCCGGCACCAGCGGACGGGCGCGCAGCTTGAGCTCGGAGCCGCCATCGTCAAAGCTCGACTGGTAGATCTCCACGCCGCGATGGCGCACCGGGTGGTTCACCTCCACGCGCGCCGCCTTGGCCTCGCCCGTCGCCAGGTCGTGGATCACGATGTCGCTGGCGAACAGCTTGGGCATGCCGGTGGAGTAATGCTCGACGACGAACTTCTTCAGCTCGATGGAAAACGGCAGCTCCTGCAGCAGCATGCCGTCGGACTGGCTCAGGATGGCGGTGCTGGAATGCCGGCCCTCGGTGACCAGCAGGTTGCCGCGAAAGGTCGGGTTGGTGGCGGGCAGGCGGTGCTCGGGCTTCACGTCGGCGATAAAGCCGCCGCCCGGGTAAGGCGTCTTGCCACCAAACCACATCTGCGCGCGCACGATCAGGTCGCCATCCAGCAGCCCACCCAGGCACACCAGCACGATGGCGCTGTGCGCCGCGATATAGCCCAGCTTGTTCGCCGCGCCGGCCTTGGCGGCGACCATCCAGCCATCGCCCTCGGGCGTCTGGCGCTGCTGCAGGCGCACCTTCCAGCCGCCGCTGACCAGCAGCTTGCCGATGCGCTGGGCGGCGGCCCCGGTGTCCTCGCCCGCCAGCGTGGCGCCGGCCTTGTGGTGAAAGGCCTGCAGGCTTTGCGCGCGGATGTTTTCCTTGTAGTTGCGCAGGTCGGCCAGGTACTTGGGTGTGTGGCGCGCAATGCACAGCGAGGTACTGATCACCAGAAAGGCCAGGATCAGCAAAAACCACCAGGCGCTGTAGACGGCATTGAGCTTGAGCGCCAGAAACAGGTCGGCCCAGAACGGCCCGAACTGGTTCACGTAGTTATTCACCGGCTCATGCTGCTTCATCACGGTGCCGATCACCGAGGCGATGCAGATCACCGTCAGCAGCGCAATCGCAAAGCGCATCGACGACAGCAGCTCGGTGATGGAGCGCGTGGCCGGTGAGCGCGGCGCGCGGCCGTGGCCCAAAGAGTGGTCAGACATGAGAAACGCGGGAGCCCGAATGTGAAAAAGGCGGGCCATCCGTTCAGATGTGCCCGCCCGCCCTTGGGTGCGATTATCGGCGCAAGGTTCCCTGAATGCCGCGAATCACCCCCAGAGAATTGATGTGAATCAACGCAGACCGGCGATGTAGTCGGCCACGGCCTTGATCTCGCGGTCGTTGAGCTTGGCGGCCACGTCGCGCATCTGGTTGTTGTTGCCGCGCTTGCCGTCGCGGAAGTCGGTCAGCTGCTTGACGGTGTAGTCGCCATGCTGGCCCGACAGGCGCGGGTACTGGGCCGGAATGCCGGCGCCGTTGGGGCTGTGGCAGCCGGCGCAGGCGGCGATGTGGCGATCCTGGATACCGCCGCGGTAGATGCGCTCGCCCAGGGAGACCAGATCCTTGTCCTTGGCAAAGCCTTCCTTGGCCTTTTGCGAGGCCAGCCAGGCGGCCACGTTGCGCATGTCGTCGTCGCTCAGCATGGCGGCCATGCCCTGCATCACCGGGTCGGCGCGCTTGCCGGACTTGAATTCCTTGAGCTGCTTGACCAGGTATTCGGGGTGCTGCTGCGCCAGCATGGGGTTGACGGCGATGGTGGAGTTGCCATCGGCCGCGTGGCAGGCGGCGCACACCGCGGCGTAGCTGGCCTCGCCCTTGGCCAGGTCAGGCTTGGCGGGCTGCGCCGGGGCTGAGCCCTGCGCAAAAGCTGGAATGGCGGGGGCAGCCAGGGCGGCGGCCATGAGCAAAGAGGCGAGCAACTTCATATCGAGGGTTCTTGTCTTATGAGCGCAAAACCCGGCGATTCTACAATGCACCCTGATTTGTTCCAGCCCTTGAGGCCAATCTATGTCAACCACGCCACAAGCACCCGCGCCCGGCGCCCTGCCCGACGCCAAGGTGGCCATGGGATGGATGCACACCGCACGCTTTCTGACCACCGCCGCGCAGCTGCACCAGCTGCCCGCCATCGAGGTACCCGAGATCGCCTTTGTCGGCCGCTCCAACGCCGGCAAGTCCACCTGCATCAACACCCTGGCGCAGCAGCGCCAGCTGGCCTTTGCCTCGAAGAAGCCGGGGCGCACGCAGCACATCAACCTGTTCGCGCTGGGCAAGCAGGGCGTGATGGACGCGGTGCTGGCCGACCTGCCCGGCTACGGCTACGCCGCCGTCTCGCGCAGCGACAAGCAGCGCTGGCAACAGGTGATGGCCAACTACCTGGTCAGCCGCAAGAGCCTGTCGGGCATCGTCCTGCTGTGCGACCCGCGCCTGGGGTTGACCGAACTCGACGAGGCGCTGCTGGAGGTGGTGCGCCCGCGTGTCGAGCAGGGGCTCAAGTTCCTGGTGCTGCTGACCAAGGCCGACAAGCTCACACGCTCGGAGCAGGCCAAGGCCCTGTCCATCACCCGCCTGAACGCCGGCGGCGGCGAGGTGCGCATGTTCTCGGCGCTGAAAAAACAGGGCGTGGACGAGGTGGCGCAGCTGCTGTGGCAGTGGGCGCATCCGGCGGTTGATGGTGAGTCGTAAGTGGTAAGTGGTGAATGGAAAGTCGTAACCATTCACCACTCACCATTTACCGTTTACTACTCACCACAGAACCATTCACCCATAGACCGAAGCCTGGCCCTCGGGCCTGGTCTTGAACCGCTTGTGCACCCAGTAGTACTGCGCGGGCATGGTGCGGATGGCCGCCTCCAGCTCGCGGTTCATGCGCGCGGTGTCCTGCACATGGTCCTCGGTGGGGAAGTTCTCCCAGGCGGGCGTCAGCTCGGCCACGTAGCCATCGGGCGTCATGCGGCTGTACAAGGCCACCACCTTGGCCCGGCCCAGGCGCGCAAAGCGTGACAGCGAGGGAATGGTGGCCGCGTCCGGCATGGCGAAGAAGGGCACGAAGACCGAGTCGCCCGGCCCATAGTCCATGTCCGGCAGCAGGTACAAAAGCCCGCCCTTGCGCAGGCAGGAGATGATGGGCTTGACGCCGTCCGCGCGGTTGAGCATGCGCACATTGCCAAAGCGCTGGCGTCCACCCATGAACCAGGCGTCCAGCGCCGGGTCGGGGTTGGTGGCAAAGATGGAGGTGAACTCGCGCGCCGTGTTCAGCGGCAGCGCCAGGCCACCCGCGTCCATGCTGTAGAAATGCGGGGCGAAAACGATGGTGGGCGTGTCGCCATCGAGCTCATGCACGGCGCCCACCAGCTTCACACGGCGGCGCACCAGGGCCTCGGAGCCGGCCCAGAGCCAGCTGCGATCCAGAAAGGTCTGGCAGAACACCACGAAGGTCGCGCGCGCCCAGGCGCGGCGCTGGGCCTCGGGCACCTCGGGAAAGCACAGCGCAAGATTGCGCAGCGCCACCTTGCGCCGTGGCGCGGCCAGCACGAACAGCAGCCGGCCCAGCAGCCAGCCCAGGCCGCGCAGCAGCGGCAGGGGCAGGTGCGCCAGCAGGCCCATCAGGGCCACGGCCAGGCGCGTCTTCATGCGCCGCCCTCGGCAGCGTCACGGCTGCCATGCATCTCTGCACGCGGCTGCTTGTAGCGCGCATAGCCCCACAGGTATTGCTCGGGGCTCTGGCGAATGAGCTGTTCCATGGCCTGGTTGATCTGCAGCACGGCCGCTTCGAGCTCTGGCGCCAGCGGCGCGGCCAGATCCTGCAGGTGCAGCACATAGCCACGCCCGAACGTCAGACGCTCGCAGCGCGCCAGGATCACGCTGGCGCCGGTCTGCTGCACCAGGCGCGCGGCCAGGGTCATGGTGTAGGCCTCGCGGCCAAAGAACGGCGACCACAGGCCCAGGCCCTGGGGCGGCACCTGGTCGGGCAGCAGGCCCACGGCCTCGCCGCGGCGCAGCGCCTTGAGCATCTGGCGCACGCCCTGCAGCGTGGTCGGCACCGCCGCTATGCCTGGGCGGTTGCGCGCGGTTTGCATCACCTCGGCCAGCCAGCGCTGGCGCGCCGGGCGGTACAGGATGGTGATCGGCCCATGCACCGGCGACCAGCGCTGCGAGACGGCCTGCACCGACAACTCGAAGCAGCCAATATGCGGCGTCAGGAACACGATGCCGCGGCCCCGGCTCCAGGCGCGTTCGACGCATTCGGGGTTGCGGATCTCGCAGGCGGGAGACTCGGGCGCCAGCCACAGGCGCGGCGCCTCGGCCACCATGCGCCCGGCATGGGCCACGGCGGCGCGCACATCGGCCAGCGCGTAGCCGGCGCACGCGGCGTTGTCCAGAAAACGGCGCCGATAGGTGGGCGATGCCAGAAACGCCAGCCAACCCAGGGCCGCGCCAATGGCGTGGAGCAACCACAACGGCAACACAGAAAAAAGGCGAAAAACGCTAGGCATTAGAATGGCGGGTGTCGCCGAGTTAAATGAGCAACTTGCAGGGCGACGTTAAACACAACTGCTAAAGCGTTCGCCACAAGGCTCCTGAAAGCTGTGGGCAACGCCCAAATGCTGCAAATACTGGAGTTTATTCAAATGGCGAACGATTTCCTCTTCACGTCCGAATCGGTCTCTGAAGGCCACCCCGACAAGGTGGCGGATCAGATCTCGGATGCCATCCTCGACGCCGCCCTGGCGCAAGACCCGCTCTCGCGCGTGGCCGCCGAGACGCTGACCAACACCGGCCTGGTCGTGCTGGCCGGCGAGATCACCACCAACGCCCATGTGGACTACATCCAGGTGGCGCGCGACACCATCCAGCGCATCGGCTACGACAACACCGAGTACGGCATCGACTACAAGGGCTGCGCCGTGCTGGTGGCCTACGACAAGCAGAGCAACGACATCGCCCAGGGCGTGGATCACGCGTCGGACGACCACCTGAACACCGGCGCCGGTGACCAGGGCCTGATGTTTGGCTACGCCTGCGACGAGACGCCCGAGCTGATGCCCGCGCCCATCCACTACGCGCACCGCCTGGTCGAGCGCCAGGCGCAGCTGCGCAAGGACGGCCGCCTGCCCTTCCTGCGCCCCGACGCCAAGAGCCAGGTGACCATGCGCTATGTGGACGGCAAGCCGCACAGCATCGACACCGTGGTGCTGTCCACCCAGCACAGTCCAGACCAGAGCGAGAACGCGCACAAGATGAAGGGCAGCTTCATCGAGGCCATCATCGAAGAGATCATCAAGCCCGTGCTGCCGGCCGAGTGGCTCAAGGACACCAAGTATTTGATCAACCCCACCGGCCGCTTCGTCGTCGGCGGGCCGCAGGGCGACTGCGGCCTGACCGGGCGCAAGATCATCGTGGACACCTACGGCGGCGCCTGCCCGCATGGCGGCGGAGCCTTCAGCGGCAAGGACCCCACCAAGGTGGACCGCAGCGCCGCCTACGCCGCGCGATACGTGGCCAAGAACATCGTCGCCGCCGGCCTGGCGCGCCAGTGCCAGGTGCAGGTGGCCTACGCCATCGGCGTGGCCCAGCCGATGAACATCACCGTCTATACCGAGGGCACGGGCGTGATCCCCGACGAGAAGATCGCCGCCATCGTCGCCCGGGAATTCGACCTGCGCCCCAAAGGCATCATCCAGATGCTGGACCTGCTGCGCCCCATCTACGCCAAGACCGCCGCCTACGGCCACTTCGGCCGCGAGGAGCCCGAGTTCACCTGGGAAAGAACCGACAAGGCTGCCGCATTGCGTGCGGCGGCAGGCCTGTAAGACCTTGAGCACAGCGAACTTGGCGGATCTTCGGCGCAGGCTCGCATCGCGTCAGCGATGTGAAGGGCCGCAGGCCCGGCCGAAGCCAACGTACCGACAAGGCTGCCGCATTGCGTGCTGCAGCGGGTCTGCAAGCCCATGCAGGCCGCTGACGGTTTTTGAAGAAATTCGGCTCTATCGCCCGATAGATAAGCGCTAAAAGCTATTATTTCAGGAGCGATCAAAGCCATGTACGACGCCGCCGTTCTCATAGGCCGCCTCCAGCCGCTACACCAGGGCCACCTGGCCCTGCTGCACGAGGCACTGGCACGCGCCGATCGGGCCATCGTCGTGCTGGGCTCGGCGCACCAGGCACGCACACCCAAGAACCCCTTCACCTGGCAAGAGCGCGCACAAATGCTGCGTGATGCGCTGCCACAAGCAGAGCGCGCGCGCCTCATCGTGCTGCCCATGCGCGACTTTTACGACGAGCCGCGCTGGGCGCAGGCAATACGCCAGGCCGTTGCACAAAACACACCAGCACAGGCACACATCGCCCTGGTCGGCCATTTCAAGGACGACACCAGCGGCTACCTGCGCGCCTTTCCCGGCTGGGACTTGATCCGCATGCCACGCCAGGGCGCCATCGACGCCACCCCGATACGCGACGCCTACTTTGGCGCCACGCCCACCACGCTGGACACCGCGCTCGCCCCCCTGGCCCAATACCTGCCCGCCGCCACACGCAGCTGGCTGCAGCAATTTGCGCACACAGCGCACTACCCGGCCCTGCAGGAAGAATGGCGCGTACTGCGCCAATACCGCGCCAGCTGGGCCGGCGCGCCGTATCCCCCCGTGTTCGTCACGGTGGACGCACTGCTGCGCTGCCAGGGCCAGGTACTGCTGATCCGCCGCGGCCACGCCCCCGGCAAGGGCCTGTGGGCCCTGCCCGGCGGCTTCGTCGAGCCCAACGACACGCTGTGGCAATCCTGCCTGCGTGAATTGGCCGAGGAAACCCACTGCCCCCTGCCCGAGGCACGCCTGCGCGCCGCGCTGCGCGGCCAGCAGGTCTTCGACCACCCCCAGCGCAGCCAGCGCGGGCGCGTCATCACCCAGGCGTATTTCATCGACCTGAGCGACGACACCCTGCCGCCGGTGCGCGGCGGCGACGACGCGGCCCATGCCGAATGGGTGCCGCAGGACCGGCTGACGGGCATGGAAGACCAGTTCCATGACGACCACTGGCATATCCTGGATCAGTTTCTGGGGCTGCTCGCACGGCCCCTCCCCCCGTAAACCCCACTGCGCTGCGCCTGAATGCAGGGCCGTCCAAGGGTTATCGCTTAGACTTGCCCGGCCACATTTCTAGCGCGCCGCGAAGCGCCTGTGCAACGCAGGCCAGACAGCCATCGTTCAATGACCGAATCACCCAAAACCCCCTATGTGTTTGCCGCCGTACTCGCCCTGGCAGTACTGGGCGTTTACCTCCCCGGCTTGAACAACGGATTGGTTTTTGACGACCTGCGCCTGGGCGACGGCACCATCTTTGGCGAGTACGGTAGCCTGCTGCGCTTCAAACAACGCATGCTGTCGTACGGCAGCTTCGTTTGGGTGCACGATCTGCTGGGTGACGGGTGGTGGAAGCAGCGCCTGGTCAACGTCACCGTGCATTTGGGCGTCGTTGCGGCGCTGTACGCGTTGCTTAAAGCACTTTTTGTACCGACACGTTTCCCAGAAGACATCGAAGACCAAGCGCACTTCGCCGCCTCGCGCCTCGCAGCGCTGCGCGTAGCTGTGGGGTTGTTCGCCCTCAATCCGGTGGCCGTATATGCCGTGGGCTACCTCATACAGCGCTCAATTCTCATGGCCACGCTTTTTGCCTTGCTGGCATGCTGGGCCTGGGTGCGCGCCTTGCAAACCCGGCGCCCGGCATGGTCTGGATGCGCGCTGCTGTGCTACGTGCTGGCGGTGCTGTCCAAAGAGCACGCCATCATGACCGCTGCCATTGCCGTGCCCCTTTACGTGTACGTGCGGCGCCCCAGCTGGAAGGCCGCGGCACCGGTGGTGGGCGCCATGGCGTTGGTGCTGGCCCTGGCCGTTGCCGCACTGCTGCATTTCTATGGCGGCTTGCTTGGCAAACTCTTCGACCCCCAGTCCATCGCCTTTGCCCAACAGTTGGAAACCCTGCGCCCCGGCGTTACGCAGCACGTTTTCCCCTTGAGCATTCTTAACCAGGCGGCATTGTTTTTTGCCTACGGCCTGCTGTGGGTGCTGCCCTACATGGGCTGGATGTCGATCGACCTGCGTCCTGCCTTCCCCCTCGGCTTTGCCAGTTCGTGGCATATCGCGGGCACCATCGCTTACATCGCGTTGTTCGCATCGGCCGCGTGGCTGTTGCTACGGCGCCGCGGCGTACTCAGCCTGGCGGGCCTGCTGCTGCTATTTCCGCTGCTGTGGTTCACCACGGAATTTGCCACCGTGTGGATACAAGACCCTTTCGTTCTCTACCGCAGCTATCTCTGGGCTGCTGCCCTGCCCGGCCTGATGGCCATTGTGCTGACGGGCTTTCAGCCGCGCACCATTTACGCCCTCGGGGTGGTAGCAGGCCTGTTATTGGGCGCGCTGGCATTCGAGCGCCAGGTGAGCCTGCGTGACGAATTGACGGTCTGGACAGACGCGGCCGAAAAAATCGACCTCAAGGCCCCAGCCAACGCCGTGGGGCGTAGCCGCCCATTCCTGAACCTGGGCGCCTACTACGTACGCCAACGCAACTGGGATCTGGCCGCACGTTACTTGGTCACAGCCCGATCGCTGGGAGACAAGGGTGAACTAGGCGGCAGCGCCGTGTTCAACACGGGCGTGGTGCTGCAACGCACCGGCAAGGATTCACAAGCACTTGACGCATTTGCGACCGCCCAAACCATGGGTTTCAGCAGCTTTGCCCTGTATTACCACCGCGGGGAATCCCAGTCGGCGTTGGGCCAGATGGGGCCCGCACTGGAAAGCTTCGGCATCGCACTGGAA
Protein-coding regions in this window:
- a CDS encoding cytochrome c biogenesis protein ResB codes for the protein MSDHSLGHGRAPRSPATRSITELLSSMRFAIALLTVICIASVIGTVMKQHEPVNNYVNQFGPFWADLFLALKLNAVYSAWWFLLILAFLVISTSLCIARHTPKYLADLRNYKENIRAQSLQAFHHKAGATLAGEDTGAAAQRIGKLLVSGGWKVRLQQRQTPEGDGWMVAAKAGAANKLGYIAAHSAIVLVCLGGLLDGDLIVRAQMWFGGKTPYPGGGFIADVKPEHRLPATNPTFRGNLLVTEGRHSSTAILSQSDGMLLQELPFSIELKKFVVEHYSTGMPKLFASDIVIHDLATGEAKAARVEVNHPVRHRGVEIYQSSFDDGGSELKLRARPLVPGAEPFDVAGVVGGSTQLINTGTGEALTLEFTGLRVLNVENFGDNGASASGADVRKVDLRESIESRLGAGNKTVAKRELRNVGPSVSYKLRDAAGQAREFNNFMLPVDTGDGQAVFLLGVRETQADPMRYLRVPVDAEGRMDGFVRLRLALADPALREKAVRRYAAAAVDAKRPELAEQLAQSAARALALFAGDTLGDGTMEKLAAVNGRPLAGLPAISEFMEANVPEGERERAAEVLMRIMNGALFELAQITREQAGLGPLEPGEKTQSFMTQAVLSLSDSQAYPAPLVFELTDFKQIQASVFEVARAPGKNVVYLGCALLIIGIFAMLYVRDRRLWVWLAPGSGGAQATMALSANRKTLDTDREFAQLRTQLLGTDETLPHGGKT
- a CDS encoding c-type cytochrome; translation: MKLLASLLMAAALAAPAIPAFAQGSAPAQPAKPDLAKGEASYAAVCAACHAADGNSTIAVNPMLAQQHPEYLVKQLKEFKSGKRADPVMQGMAAMLSDDDMRNVAAWLASQKAKEGFAKDKDLVSLGERIYRGGIQDRHIAACAGCHSPNGAGIPAQYPRLSGQHGDYTVKQLTDFRDGKRGNNNQMRDVAAKLNDREIKAVADYIAGLR
- the yihA gene encoding ribosome biogenesis GTP-binding protein YihA/YsxC — protein: MSTTPQAPAPGALPDAKVAMGWMHTARFLTTAAQLHQLPAIEVPEIAFVGRSNAGKSTCINTLAQQRQLAFASKKPGRTQHINLFALGKQGVMDAVLADLPGYGYAAVSRSDKQRWQQVMANYLVSRKSLSGIVLLCDPRLGLTELDEALLEVVRPRVEQGLKFLVLLTKADKLTRSEQAKALSITRLNAGGGEVRMFSALKKQGVDEVAQLLWQWAHPAVDGES
- a CDS encoding lysophospholipid acyltransferase family protein — encoded protein: MKTRLAVALMGLLAHLPLPLLRGLGWLLGRLLFVLAAPRRKVALRNLALCFPEVPEAQRRAWARATFVVFCQTFLDRSWLWAGSEALVRRRVKLVGAVHELDGDTPTIVFAPHFYSMDAGGLALPLNTAREFTSIFATNPDPALDAWFMGGRQRFGNVRMLNRADGVKPIISCLRKGGLLYLLPDMDYGPGDSVFVPFFAMPDAATIPSLSRFARLGRAKVVALYSRMTPDGYVAELTPAWENFPTEDHVQDTARMNRELEAAIRTMPAQYYWVHKRFKTRPEGQASVYG
- a CDS encoding lysophospholipid acyltransferase family protein, whose amino-acid sequence is MPSVFRLFSVLPLWLLHAIGAALGWLAFLASPTYRRRFLDNAACAGYALADVRAAVAHAGRMVAEAPRLWLAPESPACEIRNPECVERAWSRGRGIVFLTPHIGCFELSVQAVSQRWSPVHGPITILYRPARQRWLAEVMQTARNRPGIAAVPTTLQGVRQMLKALRRGEAVGLLPDQVPPQGLGLWSPFFGREAYTMTLAARLVQQTGASVILARCERLTFGRGYVLHLQDLAAPLAPELEAAVLQINQAMEQLIRQSPEQYLWGYARYKQPRAEMHGSRDAAEGGA
- the metK gene encoding methionine adenosyltransferase gives rise to the protein MANDFLFTSESVSEGHPDKVADQISDAILDAALAQDPLSRVAAETLTNTGLVVLAGEITTNAHVDYIQVARDTIQRIGYDNTEYGIDYKGCAVLVAYDKQSNDIAQGVDHASDDHLNTGAGDQGLMFGYACDETPELMPAPIHYAHRLVERQAQLRKDGRLPFLRPDAKSQVTMRYVDGKPHSIDTVVLSTQHSPDQSENAHKMKGSFIEAIIEEIIKPVLPAEWLKDTKYLINPTGRFVVGGPQGDCGLTGRKIIVDTYGGACPHGGGAFSGKDPTKVDRSAAYAARYVAKNIVAAGLARQCQVQVAYAIGVAQPMNITVYTEGTGVIPDEKIAAIVAREFDLRPKGIIQMLDLLRPIYAKTAAYGHFGREEPEFTWERTDKAAALRAAAGL
- a CDS encoding bifunctional nicotinamide-nucleotide adenylyltransferase/Nudix hydroxylase, whose amino-acid sequence is MYDAAVLIGRLQPLHQGHLALLHEALARADRAIVVLGSAHQARTPKNPFTWQERAQMLRDALPQAERARLIVLPMRDFYDEPRWAQAIRQAVAQNTPAQAHIALVGHFKDDTSGYLRAFPGWDLIRMPRQGAIDATPIRDAYFGATPTTLDTALAPLAQYLPAATRSWLQQFAHTAHYPALQEEWRVLRQYRASWAGAPYPPVFVTVDALLRCQGQVLLIRRGHAPGKGLWALPGGFVEPNDTLWQSCLRELAEETHCPLPEARLRAALRGQQVFDHPQRSQRGRVITQAYFIDLSDDTLPPVRGGDDAAHAEWVPQDRLTGMEDQFHDDHWHILDQFLGLLARPLPP
- a CDS encoding tetratricopeptide repeat protein; translated protein: MFAAVLALAVLGVYLPGLNNGLVFDDLRLGDGTIFGEYGSLLRFKQRMLSYGSFVWVHDLLGDGWWKQRLVNVTVHLGVVAALYALLKALFVPTRFPEDIEDQAHFAASRLAALRVAVGLFALNPVAVYAVGYLIQRSILMATLFALLACWAWVRALQTRRPAWSGCALLCYVLAVLSKEHAIMTAAIAVPLYVYVRRPSWKAAAPVVGAMALVLALAVAALLHFYGGLLGKLFDPQSIAFAQQLETLRPGVTQHVFPLSILNQAALFFAYGLLWVLPYMGWMSIDLRPAFPLGFASSWHIAGTIAYIALFASAAWLLLRRRGVLSLAGLLLLFPLLWFTTEFATVWIQDPFVLYRSYLWAAALPGLMAIVLTGFQPRTIYALGVVAGLLLGALAFERQVSLRDELTVWTDAAEKIDLKAPANAVGRSRPFLNLGAYYVRQRNWDLAARYLVTARSLGDKGELGGSAVFNTGVVLQRTGKDSQALDAFATAQTMGFSSFALYYHRGESQSALGQMGPALESFGIALEKAANDPLQNKDTLTLMRVRRVEVAIAAQQFDLAINDLQTLLQDRPNDPRFLSGLGMAYIGKGQAQTALELFNPLVARNPNGPAFYGRAMAYQLLGQRDASLRDIDQAIRLEPRNPLYASMRASIAGSSK